One genomic window of Tachypleus tridentatus isolate NWPU-2018 chromosome 12, ASM421037v1, whole genome shotgun sequence includes the following:
- the LOC143234834 gene encoding sex peptide receptor-like, with translation MPLFGYIMPFLLLVTIVANTLIVVVLAQRHMRTPTNLVLLAMAISDLLTLLFPAPWYFYMYTLGNYNNVLFPIPACYCYHYMYEVIPAFFHTASIWLTLVLAVQRYIYVCHPTVASTWCTVPRVVRAMVSVYLVAFFHQSTRIFDRVFLQVQFRWNNEIYFGCVFETASWVKDVINENVYFTYYYVFRILFVHIGPCTALVVMNFLLFRAMKEAQIKRDRLFKENRKSECKKLRDSNCTTLMLIVVVTVFLAVEIPLAVTTLLHVMQNALELQIADYNDLNATILFTNFFIMLSYPFNFAIYCGMSRQFRETFKDLFVMGNLISRRESSSRYSPVNGPPKNSAHETVL, from the coding sequence ATGCCATTGTTTGGATACATTATGCCTTTCCTACTTCTCGTAACAATTGTAGCCAACACTCTCATTGTGGTAGTTCTGGCTCAACGACACATGCGCACTCCGACGAACTTGGTCCTCCTAGCTATGGCCATTTCAGACTTATTAACGCTGTTGTTTCCGGCTCCATGGTATTTCTACATGTACACACTTGGTAACTACAATAATGTATTGTTTCCAATTCCAGCTTGCTATTGCTACCATTACATGTATGAAGTGATACCTGCTTTCTTTCACACTGCTTCCATCTGGCTCACTCTGGTCCTTGCTGTCCAACGCTACATCTACGTGTGTCATCCGACAGTTGCCAGCACGTGGTGCACTGTCCCACGTGTTGTAAGGGCTATGGTTTCCGTGTACCTCGTAGCTTTCTTCCACCAGTCCACCAGGATATTTGACCGGGTGTTTCTGCAAGTACAGTTCAGGTGGAACAATGAAATCTACTTTGGCTGTGTGTTTGAAACAGCGAGTTGGGTAAAGGATGTTATAAACGAAAACGTTTACTTCACGTACTATTACGTTTTCCGTATATTGTTCGTCCATATTGGTCCTTGTACTGCTCTAGTTGTGATGAACTTCCTTCTCTTCCGAGCTATGAAGGAAGCCCAGATTAAACGAGACAGGCTATTCAAGGAAAACCGTAAGAGCGAGTGTAAGAAACTACGAGACAGTAACTGTACCACTCTCATGTTAATCGTCGTCGTCACAGTTTTCCTAGCTGTCGAGATCCCCCTGGCGGTGACAACTCTGCTCCACGTGATGCAGAATGCTCTCGAGCTCCAGATCGCTGATTACAATGACTTAAACGCCACCATTCTGTTCACAAACTTTTTCATAATGCTCAGTTATCCTTTCAACTTTGCAATTTACTGTGGCATGAGTCGACAATTTCGAGAGACGTTTAAAGACCTGTTCGTAATGGGTAACCTCATAAGCAGGCGTGAAAGTTCTTCGAGATATAGCCCCGTTAACGGACCACCCAAAAATTCAGCTCACGAGACTGTTCTATAA